In Rhodanobacter humi, the genomic stretch GGCTTTCGGGCTGCCCCACGAGCCACGGCTTGACGGTTTATCTCGCACCGGAAGTGTCCTTTCTCAGCTCTGGCGCTGATCGGAAAAAAGCATTCGCGCACAGGGTGCGCTCCTACACGTGGTTCATCCGACGCGTCGCGCGGCCTTGGCGTCGTCGGAGCGCAGCATCTCGATCTGTTCGAGGTAATGCTGGTCGAGGCCGGTGACGTATTCGCCGTTGAAGCAGGAAGCGTCGAAGTGCTGCAGCGATTCGTTGCCGTCCTGCACCGCCCAGACCAGGTCCTTGAGATCCTGGTAGATCAGCCAGTCGGCGCCGAGCATCTGCTGCACCTCGGCCTCGGTCTTGCCGGCGGCGACCAGTTCGGTGACCGAAGGCATGTCGATGCCGTAGACGTTGGGGTAGCGCACCGGCGGCGCTGCGGAGGCGAAGTAGACATTCTTCGCACCGGCGTCGCGCGCCATCTGAATGATCTGCCGCGAGGTGGTGCCGCGCACGATGGAGTCGTCCACCAGCAGCACGTTCTTCTTGCGGAATTCCAGGTCGATCGCGTTGAGCTTGCGGCGCACCGATTTCACGCGGTCGCCCTGCCCCGGCATGATGAAGGTGCGGCCCACGTAGCGGTTCTTGACGAAGCCCTCGCGGAACGGCACGCCCAGCGCCTCGGCCAGCGCGCTCGCGGCGGTGCGCGCGGTGTCGGGGATCGGGATCACCGCGTCGATGCCGTGGTCGGGCCGCTCGCGCAGGATCTTCTCGGCCAGCTTCTGGCCCATGCGCAGGCGCGCCTTGTACACCGACACGTTCTCGATCATCGAGTCCGGCCGCGCGAGGTACACGTATTCGAAGATGCACGGCGTATGCGTGGCGCCGTCCGCGCAATGGCGCGTGTGCAACTGGCCGTCGTCGGTGATGAACACCGCCTCGCCCGGCGCCACGTCGCGCAGGCGCTTGAAGCCGAGCACGTCGAACGCCACCGACTCGGACGCCACCGCGTACTCGCGCCCTTCCGCGGTGACGCGCTCGCCCAGCACCAGCGGGCGAATGCCGTTCGGGTCGCGGAACGCCAGCACGCCGTAGCCGAGCAGCAGCGCGATGCAGGCGTAGCCGCCGCGCGCGCGCGCATGCACGCCGGCGACGGCCTTGAAGATGTGGTCCGGCGTGAGCGCCATGCGGTCCTGGATCTGCAGCTCGTGCGCCAGCACGTTCAGCAGCACCTCGGAATCCGAATCGGTGTTGATGTGGCGGCGGTCGTCCTCGAACATCTCCTTGCGCAGCGCCTCGGTGTTCACCAGGTTGCCGTTGTGCGCGATGGCGATGCCGTAGGGCGAGTTCACGTAGAACGGCTGCGCCTCCTCGGCGCCCTCCGAGCCGGCCGTCGGGTAGCGGCAATGGCCGATGCCGATGCGCCCGCGCAGGCGGTTCATCGCGTGCTGGTTGAACACGTCGCGCACCAGCCCGTTGCCCTTGTGCAGGCGCAGCCGCGCGCCGTCCACCGTGGCGATGCCGGCCGCGTCCTGGCCTCGGTGCTGCAGCACCGTCAGGCCGTCGTAAAGCGCCGATGCCACTTCGGTGGTACCGACGATGCCGATGATTCCGCACATGATGGATGGCCTGCTACGGGTGATTCGAGGGAGAGACGGTGGCGGCCGGCACAGGGGCCGCGCCCGGTGTGGAGATGGTGGCTGGCAGTGGCTTGCGCAATGCCTCGGACGGGTCCGCGGAGCCCAGTTTCCCGTGCAGCGCATCCGATATCACCGCCGGGTCCAGGTGCTCGCGCACGGCGTTCGACATCGCCGCCGGGTCGAGTTTCCCGCGCAGCGATTCCGACATCGCCGCGGGATGGAAATGCTCGCGCACGCTGGGCGGCACCTGCTGGCCCAGCCAGATCGTGGCGCTCTGGAACGGCGGCAGCAGCAGTGAAGCCCGCCACGGCGGCTCGCGGGTGAACGTGGTGAACTGGCACAGGAACACCACCACGCACACCAGCAGCACGCCACGCGCCAGCCCGAACACCATGCCGAACAGGCGATCCGTGCCGGACAGGCCGGTGCTCACCAGCAGGCGATGGATCAGGAAACGCAGCAGCGCGCCCAGCACCAGCATCAGCACGAAGCACAGTGCGTAACCCGCGGCCACACGCAGCGCGGGATGGCTGATCACGTCCAGATGCGCGGACACCGTCGGCCCGAGCAGCCAGGCCACCCAGAACGCGGCGATCCAGATCACCAGCGCCAGCACCTCGGACACCAGGCCGCGCCACAGCCCGACCAGCACCGATAGGCCCAGCACGCCGAGTATCGTGTAGTCGATCCAGTTCATGCCCGGGTCCGCGCCAGTGTGCCGATCAGGGGACGTTGACCACGTTGCCGCCGATGCCGAACTTCGCCTTGATCTCGTCGCGCACGCGCTCGGCGTCGGCACGCTGGGTCTGCGGACCGGCGCGCACGCGCCACAGCTGCTTGCCGCCCGCGCTCACCGTGTCCACGAAACCGTCGAAGCCGCCCGCGCGCAGCTTGTCGCGCAGCGCATTCGCGTCGGCCTCGCTGCCCAGCGCAGCCAGCTGCACGGCGTAGCCGCCGGCGCGCGGCGGCGTGCCGGCGGCTGCAGTGGCCGGCGCGGCGCTCGTCGTGGTGATTGTCTTGACCGGCGTAGCCGCGATGTTGGAGTCGGCATGGCCCAAGCCCTCCACCAGCTTCGCCGGTACACCGGGGATGGCCTGGGTGATCTTCAGTCGCGCCGCTTCGGCACTGGTGCGCGAATCGAACGGGCCGGCGGTCACCAGGGTGAGCTGCTTGCCGGCCTGGGTGATGACGCGGGTGAGCACCGGATAGCCGAGCGAGCGCACGCGGCGCACCAGGTGATCCACGCTGTTCGCGTTGGCGTAGGCGCTGAGGTTGAGCACATAGAGCGCATGGTCCGCGGACGCGGATGCTGCCGGCGGCGTGGCCACCGGTGCCGGGCTGGGCGTCGCCGCCGGAACCGCGGCCGTCTTCGTCGGCGCCTTGGCGATGGGCGGCGTGGCGGCGGTGCCGCCCTGTCCCTGCAACGGGATCACCGGCTGCGACGGCGAGGCGCCGGAACCCATCACCGGCCCGGCCGGCGGCTGTGCCTTGGGCGCCGCCGCGTCGGTGCCCACGTCGGTGGGACGGCGCGAGGCGATGTTCACCGTGGCGAGCTGGTCGCCCTGCGCCGGCGTCGCCGCCGTGGTGGCTGGCGCCGGTGCCGCGGCACTGCCGGCCATGGCCGGTGCGCCCGGGGTCAGGCTCATGGTACGGGTCTGCAGGTTGCTGTCCTGCGCGGGTGGGATCGCCAGGCCTACGGACTGGTCGCTGGCGGTGGCCGGCGGCGGATTGCTGGAGAAGAACATCGGCACGAAGATGACGAGCAGGGCTATCAGGACGGCAGCCCCCAGCAGACGTGTTTTCAAGAGTTCGCTCCGCGGCGGCCGGCACGGCCCGCAATCCGGCGATTATACCTGCCCCGCTCCGCGCACCGCCCGCGGCTCACTGGTCGTGTTCAGCGATCACCGCCGCAGCCACGAAGAACGAGCCGAACGCGAGGATGCGTTCGCCCGGCCGCGCCGCCGCGCGCGCCGCCGCCAGTGCCGCGGCCACGTCGGCATGCCGGTCCGCCTTCGCCTGCGGCAGGGTCTGCTGCAGGACTTCCGCCAACGCATCCATCGCCAGACCGCGCGGGCTGGCGCCGTCCAGGCCGGCGAGGTGCCAGTGGGCGATGCGCGCGCCCAGCGCGGCGATCACGCCGGCCACGTCCTTGTCCGCCAGCGCGCCGTACACCGCATGGGTGTGCGCAGGCGGCTGTGCGTCCAGCCATGCGGCCAGCGCGCGCGCGGCCTGCGGGTTGTGGCCCACGTCCACGATCAGCGGTGGGTCGCCGCCCAGCGATTGCAGGCGCGCCGCCACGTGCGCATGGCGCAGGCCGCGGCAGACCGCGGCATAGGCATCCTGCGGCGCCAGCGGGCCGCCTTCGATCCACAGCGCATGCAGCGCGGCGATCGCCGCCGCGGCGTTCGCGATCTGCACCGGCGCGACCAGCGCGGGCATGGGCAGCTCCATCGCGGTGCCGTCGCGATGCTGCCAGCGCCAACCGTCCGCATGCCGTTCGGTGCGGAAATCCGTGCCCGCGCGTTCGACGCGCGCGCCGCTGGCGGCCAGCGCGTCGAGCAGGCCCTGCGGCGGATCGAGCTCGCCCACGATCGCCGGCCGCCCGGCACGGGCGATGCCGGCCTTCTCGCGTCCGATGCTGTCGCGGTCCGGCCCCAGCCACTCCATGTGGTCGAGGTCCACCGTGGTGATCACCGCGACATCGGCGTCGACGATGTTCACCGCATCCAGCCGCCCACCCAGGCCCACCTCGAGGATCGCCACGTCGAGCTGCGCGCGGGCGAACAGGTCGAGCGCGGCCAGCGTGCCGTACTCGAAATAGGTCAGCTGCGTGTCGCCACGCGCCACCTCGATGCGCTCGAAGCTGGCGACCAGCGCCGCGTCGTCCGCGTCACGGCCGGCTATGCGCACACGCTCGTTGTAGGCCAGCAGGTGCGGCGAAGTGAACGCACCGACGCGCAGCCCCGCGCCCTGCAGCATCGCCTCCAGCAAGGCCACGGTGGAACCCTTGCCGTTGGTGCCACCCACCGTGATGACCCGCCGCGCCGGTACCGGGGCGCCCATCCGCTGCCACGCGCCGCGCACGCGCTCCAGGCCCAGCGCGATGCTGTGCGGGTGGACCTGTTCCTGATAGGCCAGCCATTCGGCGAGGGTGCGTGACATGCTCGGACTTCGCGTGCTGCGGGAAGGCGCGCAGCTTAGAACCTCGCGCCCCTCGCGCACAGGGCGACGCCCTCAGAGCCTGTTCAATGTCTCCGCGTGGCCCGCGCCGGGAGCTGTTTGCGCGCAGGCCAAGGAAGAACGAGGGAGTGGACGTCCGTCCACGACCGAGTGATGACGCGGGGATGCGGGCAAACAGACCCGGCCCCATGGGTTGCCCACGAATGGCCACCATGCAGCAGCGCGCGGCTTGACCCCCGCTTTCGCGGGGGCAGGCTCTGCCAGCCAGGCAGGCGCTGCGCCACGCGCCACCACCCGACGGCCATTCGTGGGCAACGCGAGCTACGTGGAGACATTGAACAGGCTCTCAACCGAACGGATGGATGCCGCTGTAATGCAGCGCCATGTACATGCCGAACACGGTCCAGAACATCTTCTTCAGCGCCCGGGCGGACAGCAGCACCACGAGCAGGCCGAGCAGCAGCGGCGCGTGTTTCTCCAGCGTGCCGCGCAGGTCGTCGACGGTATTCATGGCGCCCTCCTCAAACCAGCGGACGGATGACTGCGTGCAGCGACCAGACCAGGCCGAAACCGATCGACGCACTGGAGAACAGGGCCAGCAGCAGCGGGAGTGCGTAGCGGTCCAGGGCATCGCGAATCGTGGCAATCGTGTTCATGGGGCATCTCCTTCGACCCGTGATTGGGTGCGAAGGAAATGCTCCGCCGACGCGCCGCCCCGCGGCAGGATCGATCGTCAGCGATCGCGAATGACAGCCGTCACCAAGGAGCCTGCGCGGCAGCCACATGTGTTCCTACCGCCCAGGCTCCAAGGGCGCCTTGCGCAGCCGCAGCGCATTGCTCACCACCGACACCGAGCTGAGGCTCATCGCCAGCGCGGCGATCATCGGCGACAGCACGAGGCCGAACGCGGGATACAGCACACCCGCGGCCAGCGGCACGCCGATGCCGTTGTAGACGAAGGCGAAGAACAGGTTCTGGCGGATGTTGCGCACCGTGGCCCGCGACAGTCTGCGGGCGCGCAGGATCGCGCCCAGCTCGCCCTTCACCAGCGTCACCTGCGCGCTCTCCATCGCCACGTCGCTGCCGTTGCCCATCGCGATGCCCACGTCGGCGGCGGCCAGCGCAGGCGCGTCGTTGACGCCATCGCCCGCCATCGCCACCTTGCGGCCCGCGGCGCGCAGCGCGTTCACCGCCGCCGCCTTGTCGGCCGGCGAGACCTCGGCCTGCACTTCGCCGATGCCGAGCCGCCGCGCCACCGCCTGTGCCGTGGTTGCGTTGTCGCCGGTGAGCATCACCACGCGCAGGCCGGCTGCCTTGAGCGCCGCGATGGTCTGCGCCGCCTCGGGCTTGATGCGATCGGCCACCGCGAGCAAGGCGGCGGGCACGCCACCCACGGCGAGATGCATCACCGTGGCGCCCTGCCCGCGCAGCGCCTCGGCGCGCGCGTTCGCCGCCGCGTCGAGTGCGATGTCGAGTTCGGCCAGCAGCTTCGCATTGCCCAGCGCCACCGCGGCGCCCTCCACGTTGGCGACCACGCCGCGACCGGTGAGCGCCTTGAACCCCGTGGCGACGAGCTTCTCCACGCCTTCACCGTCGGCAGCGCTGACGATGGCATGGGCCAGCGGATGCTCGCTGGGCCGCTCCAGCGCGGCAGCCAGCGCCAACAGGTATTCGCGCGGCTGGCCATTCAGCACCACCAGTTCGGTGAGCGCGGGCCGACCTTCGGTGAGCGTGCCGGTCTTGTCCACCACCAGGGTGTCGATGCCCTGCAGCGCCTCGATCGCGCCGGCGTCCTTGAACAGCACGCCGTGCTGCGCGCCGCGCCCGCTGGCCACCATGATCGAGATCGGTGTGGCCAAGCCCAGCGCGCAGGGACAGGCGATGATCAGCACCGACACCGCCGCGATCAGCGCATGTGCCAGCTGCGGCGACGGCCCCAGCAGCGCCCACGCCGCGAACGCCAGCACGGCCACCGCCACCACCACGGGCACGAACCACACAGCCACCCGATCGGCCAGGCGCTGCAGCGGCGCCTTGCTGCGCTGCGCCTGCGCCACCAGGTTCACGATCTGCGCCAGCAAGGTTTCGCCACCGACCTTGGTCGCGCGCATCACCAGCGCGCCGTCGCGGTTCAGCGTGCCGCCGGCCAGCGCGTCGCCCGTGCCCTTCGCCACCGGCATCGGCTCGCCGGTGAGCATGGACTCGTCGACATAGCTCTCGCCTTCGAGCACCGCGCCATCCACCGGCACCTTCTCGCCGGGACGCACGCGCAGGGTGTCGCCCGCGTGTACTTCGTCCAGCGACACATCGGACTCGCTGCCGTCGGCGGCGATGCGCCGCGCGGTCTTCGGCGCCAGTCCCAGCAGGGCCTTCAGTGCCGCGCCGGTGCGCCGGCGTGCGCGCAGTTCGAGGAAATCGCCCAGCGTCACCAAGGTGACGATCACCGCCGCCGATTCGAAATACACGCCCACGCGGCCGTGCATATCGCGGAAGCCGGCGGGGAAGATGCCGGGCAGCAGGAAGGCCACCGCGCTGTACGCCCAGGCCACGCCGGTGCCCAGCGCGATCAGCGTGTACATGTTCGGATGCCAGGGCTTCAGCGAACGCCAGCCCCGCGCGAAGAACGGCGCACCGCCCCACAGCACCACCACGGTGGACAGCAGCGCCTCGACCCAGCCCGCGATGCTTCCCCACGGCGATGGCAAGTGCCAGCCGAACAGGTGTGGCCCCATCGCCAGCAGGAATACCGGCACGGTCAGCACAACGAGCATCCAGAAGCGGCGCGTCATCGCGCGCAACTCGCCACCGTCGTCCTCCTCGGCGCTCGGCATCATCGGCTCCAGCGCCATGCCGCACTTGGGGCAGTGGCCGGGGCCGACTTGCTGCACCTCGGGGTGCATCGGGCAGGTGTAGATCGTGCCAGCCGTCGCCGGCGGCGCAGGCTCGCGTTCGCCCAGGTAGGCCGCGGGATCGGCCACGAACTTCTCGCGGCAGCGTGCCGAGCAGAAGTGGTAGTCGTGGCCATCGTGTTCGGCGTGATGCATGGCGGTTTGCGGATCGACCGTCATGCCGCAGACCGGGTCCTTCACTGTGTGGGCGTGGCCGCGGTGATCGTGACCGTGATGACCGTGTTCGTGGTGCGCATGGTCGTGATGCCCCTGCGGCACCAACGGAGCTGCGCCGGATGCACAGCAACCGGCAGCTGGCTTCGGCGCGGAAGCCAGATAGCGCGTGGGATCGGCATCAAACTTCGTCTTGCAGCCGGCGCAGCAGAAAACCGCCTCGCCACCCGCGTGCACGCTGCGATGCGACGCGTTGACCGGATCGACCGCCATGCCGCACACCGGATCGCGCCCCGTAGTTTCCATGCCCGCCGACGCCGGGGTGCAGCAACTGCCCTGCCCGCTCATGCCTGCCCCTCCTCGTCGCTCAGCGCACGCAGGATCGGGCACTCTTCCGGCTTGCCGTGGCCGGGGCAGGAAGCCACCAGCTGCGCCAGTCCGTCGCGCACGCGCTGCAGTTCGGCGATGCGCTGCTCGATCGCCGCCAGCCGCTGCTCGGCGCGCTGCTTCACCGCCTTCACGCCGCGCTGGCGATCCGCCGACAACGCCAGCAGCTCGCGGATTTCCTCCAGCGTGAAGCCCAGCTCCTTCGCGCGGCGGATGAAGCGCAATTGCGCGACGGTGCCCTCGCCGTAGCTGCGATAACCCGAGGCGCGCCGCAGCGGCTCCGGCAGCAGGCCTTCGCGCTCGTAATAACGGATGGTGTCGATGGCCACGCCGACGCGCTTGGCGACGGCACCGATGGTGAGGGACTGCGCTGGAGTGTTCATGGCACAAGTCTAGACCTTTGATTCAGGTCCAGAGTCAAGCGCAGTGCGAAACCGGTTACACCGGCAACGCCGTCGTCCGTTTCACCGTGCGCAACGCCAGCGTGGACTGCACGCGCACCACACCGGGCAGCTGGGTGAGGATGTCGGTGTGGATGCGCTCGAAGTCGGCGGCGTCGGCGTAGGCCACGCGCACCATGTAGTCGGCCGCACCGGCGAGCAGGCAGCACTCGGTGACTTCCGGGTGGCGCTGGATCGCCGCCTCGAACGCGTCCAGCGCGCTGCGACCTTGCTGGTCCAGTGTCACCAGCACGAAGGCGGTGCCCGGCAGGCCCACGGCCTTTTCGTCCAGCAGCATCACGTAGCGCGCGATCAGCCCGCGCTCCTCCAGCAGCTTCACCCGGCGCAGGCAGGCCGAGGGCGAGAGGTTGATCTGCTGGGCGAGCTCCAGGTTGGTCAGGCGACCGTCCTGCTGCAGCAGTTTGAGGATCGCGCGATCGCGCTCGTCGAGGGCTGGATCGGGATGCGGCATGGAATTTCAGTCACCAGGCATTTCACCGGCAAACATTCTACAAACAGACCAAGGCACGATTGAAATCGGCGAGAAATTGCGTGGCACGACGATCATACTGCCGCTCCATCGGCGTGCATTCCTGCCGGCCCGCTACCTCGCTTCCCAGCCAGAGACCTGTAGCCATGCGCATCGGTGTGCCGAAGGAAATCAAGAACAACGAGTTCCGGGTGGGCCTCGTCCCGTCGTCCGTGCAGGAACTGGTGCATCACGGCCACCAGGTGGTGGTGGAAGCCGGCGCGGGCCTGGGCGCGGGCATCAGCGACGCCGACTATGTCGCGGCGGGCGCCAGCATCGCCAGCGGCCCCGATCCGATCTTTGCCGAAGCCGACATGATCGTGAAGGTGAAGGAGCCGCTGGCGGTGGAGCGCAAGAAGCTCCGCAAGGGCCAGATCCTGTTCACCTATCTGCATCTCGCGCCCGATGCCGGGCAGACCCGCGACCTGGTCGCCTGCGGCGCCATCTGCATCGCCTACGAAACCGTCACCGCACCGAACGGCTCGCTGCCGCTGCTGACGCCGATGTCCGAGGTCGCCGGCCGGCTCGCCCCGCAGGTGGGTGCGCACTCGCTGGAGAAGGCGCAGGGCGGGCGCGGCGTGCTGCTGGGCGGCGTGCCGGGCGTGCCGGCGGCGGAAGTGGTGATCCTCGGCGGCGGCGTGTCCGGCACGCACGCGGCGATGATCGCCGTGGGCATGGGCGCCAAGGTCACCGTGGTGGACCGCTCGGCCGAGGCGCTGAAGCGCCTCGCCGCCCAGTTCGGCACCGCGATCTCCACCGTGTTCTCCAGCCGCTCCGCGATCGAGGAACTGGTGCGCCGCGCCGACCTCCTGATCGGCACCGTGCTGATCCCGGGCGCCGCCGCGCCGAAGCTGGTCACCCGCGCGATGCTCAAGACCATGAAACCGGGCGCGGTGATCGTCGACGTCGCGATCGACCAGGGCGGCTGCGTGGAAACCTCGCACGCCACCACCCACGCCGACCCGACCTACGTGGTCGACGGCGTGGTGCACTACTGCGTCGCCAACATGCCGGGCGCGGTGGCGCGCACCTCCACCTTCGCGCTGAACAACGTGACCCTGCCGTTCGCGCTGGCGCTGGCCAACCTCGGTTGGAAGCAAGCGCTGGCGCAGGACGTGCACCTGCGCCAAGGCCTCAACGTCTGCGAAGGCAAGGTGACCTGCGAGCCGGTGGCCGAGGCGCATGGCCTGCCGTACGTGAAGGCGGAAACCGCGATCGGGATGTAAGCCCCCGCGGTGCGACCGTTCCGCGATGGTCGCGGAACGGTCGCACCCACCCGTGCGTGGCTTTGGTGCATCAGTCCATCCGGATCGACGACCGAGCCCGGTGGCTCAGGCGATCATCCGCCTGCCGTAGCCGGTGGGCGTGATGCCCATGACCTGGCGGAACATGACGCAGAAGGCGCTGCAACTGGCGTAGCCGGCGTCACGCGCCACGCTCTTGATCGAAGCCCCTGCATTCAGCCGGCTCAATGCACGAGCCAGCCGCACGTGCTGCCGCCAACGCACGAAGCTCATCTTCAATTCGCTCTCGAAGAGCCGCGCCAGGGTTCGACTGCTCGCGCCGACCTGCTGCGCCAGCTGGTCGAGCGTATCGGTCCGGGAAGGGTCGGCCAGCAGACGGCCACACACCTTCCTCAACCGCGGATCCGACGGCGTGGGAATGTGGATGGCCGACTCGTCGGCACCGTGCAGCTCGTGCAACAGCAGCGGCAACATCATGTGCATGCGTTGCGCGTCCCTGGCCCCGTATGCGCCGACCATTGCCAGGATGAGCTCGCGGAGCAAATCCGTGATCGCCAGGATCCTGCAATGGTCGCCCAGCAGCGACCCCGCGGCTCGATCCAGATACAGCGTGCGTACGGCGACATGGCCTTCCATATGGATCTCGTGCGGCATCGCGGCGGGCACCCACAACGAACGCTGCGGCGGCACTATCCAGATGCCTTCGCGGGTCGTCACCTGCATCACGCCCGACGCAGCGTAGATGAGCTGTCCGCGCTTGTGCCGGTGCCGCGGGATGAGGCACCCCTTCGGATAATTCTTGGTCAGCGCGGTCGCCGGCCATGCCGTGGCCGAACCGGCACGTTGTCTGGAATGCGACACAGTATGGTCTCCTGTCGATATACGGACACCACTAGGCTGATTCTGGGCGAATGGCGACCTCACGGCAACGCGGCGTTTGCCCGGATTTCGCCGACACATCCGCGGCGCCGCTCGCGAAACAAGCACGACTGGAGACAATCCGATGAACGACCGTCCCATCTCGCGGCGCGCGATACTCAAGGCAGGCGCAGCCATTGCGGGGACGCTCGCGCTGGGCGAATGGCCCCTCCGCGCCGAAACCCGCGACGCCCCCGAACAACCGACCCTCGTCGTACTCTGGCTCAACGGCGGGCCGGCCGGCTTGTTCAACAGCGCGGACTCGTTCCTTGCCAGCGGCGCTTTCGGCGTAACCGCCGACAACGTCCGCCATCTCGACAATGGCCTTTGCGTCGATGCGGGTTCGTTTGGTGCGCTGCCCGAAACGGCCATGGCGCACATGGCGTCGATCGATTTCCGGCATGGCCTTTACCCCCATGCGGATGCACGGGCGGCGATGTTGGAGCGGGCTTCGCGCAGCCAGCTGCTGCGCATGGCTGCGGCCATGCCGGGCAAGGCCATCCGCTGCGCGGTGGTGAACAGTCTAGGCCTGCCGGTCGGGGTCGCGACGACGCCTCCGGCGGAAGGCCACATCACGCTGGAACGCATCGCCAGCCTTGACGATGCACGTGGGCACCTTCCCACCGTGCAGCTCAACGCCATCCGGAGCGCCTACGGCGTACCTGCCGTGAGCACCCTCATTGACAGCCAGTGCTCGACCTTCGCCGGCATCGAATCGCTGATCCATGCCGGCGTCGGCGTGATCTTCGCGCAACCGGCCTACACCGGACGGCCCGACCGGCAGTTCGACACGCATCACGACGACGTTGGGACGCTGGCGCGCGACATCATGGCCCCCATCACACCATCGCTGATCACCTTCCTCGACCGCGTGATGGCCTTGCCACGGCGCAATGTGGTGACGCTGCTGACCGGTGAATTCAGCCGGACACTGCCGGGCTCGGATCATGCGCCGGGCGGCACCGCAACGGTCATCGGCAAGTACGTCAAGACCGGCACCGCAGGACGACAGGGGCCTGGCGGCTCGCCGCCCGAACACGCAACATCGCCGGAAGGTCTCTGGGCCTACGTCGCGGCCGCCTTGCGCCTGAGCGGACCGGCGTCGTTCGGCCGCAATCCGCACCGCGAGCTGATCGCCTGAACCGGTGGCGCTGACAAAGAACCTCCGATGCGGAGCGATGCGGCGATAGCTCGCCGCCGAAGCAAATGCGCGACCGCTAGGCCACGCTATCTTCCGCCGCCACGAAGCCCCCGGTCTGGCGTTTCCACAGCCGCGCATACAGCCCATTGCGTGTGACCAGTTCGGCATGCGTGCCGGTTTCGACGATGCAGCCCTTGTCCAGCACCACGAGGCGATCCATGCGCGCGATGGTGGAGAGGCGATGCGCGATGGCGATCACCGTCTTGCCCTGCATCAACAGGTCCAGGCTGTCCTGGATCGCCGCCTCGGCTTCGGAATCGAGCGCGCTGGTGGCCTCGTCCAGCACCAGGATCGGTGCGTCCTTGAGCAGCACGCGGGCGATGGCGATGCGCTGGCGCTGGCCGCCGCTGAGCTTCACGCCACGCTCGCCCACCAATGCATCGAACCCGGTGTGGCCTTCGCCATCCAGCAACGTGGGGATGAACTCGTCGGCGCGCGCCTTGCGCACGGCGTCGGCAAGCTGCGCTTCGCTGGCGTCGGGCCGGCCATAGAGGATGTTGTCGCGGATCGAGCGGTGCAGCAACGAGGTGTCCTGGGTCACCACGCCGATCTGCGAGCGCAGGCTTTCCTGGGTCACCTGCGCCACGTCCTGGCCATCGATGGTGATCTGCCCGCCCTCGAGGTCGTACAAGCGCAGCAGCACGTTCACCAGCGTCGACTTGCCCGCGCCGCTCGGCCCCACCAGGCCGATCTTCTCGCCCGCACGCACGGCCAACTCCAGGCCCGCGATCACCCCGCCTTTCTTGCCATAGTGGAAATGGATGTCGTGGAAATGCACCGCGCCGCGGGTCACCTCCAGCGGCATTGCGCCCTCGCGGTCCTGCACCGCGCGCGGCTGGGCGATGGTGGTGATGCCGTCCTGCACCGTGCCCACGTCCTCGAAGATGCCGTTGACTACCCACATGATCCAGCCGGACATGTTGCTGATGCGGATCACCA encodes the following:
- the folC gene encoding bifunctional tetrahydrofolate synthase/dihydrofolate synthase, which gives rise to MREGREVLSCAPSRSTRSPSMSRTLAEWLAYQEQVHPHSIALGLERVRGAWQRMGAPVPARRVITVGGTNGKGSTVALLEAMLQGAGLRVGAFTSPHLLAYNERVRIAGRDADDAALVASFERIEVARGDTQLTYFEYGTLAALDLFARAQLDVAILEVGLGGRLDAVNIVDADVAVITTVDLDHMEWLGPDRDSIGREKAGIARAGRPAIVGELDPPQGLLDALAASGARVERAGTDFRTERHADGWRWQHRDGTAMELPMPALVAPVQIANAAAAIAALHALWIEGGPLAPQDAYAAVCRGLRHAHVAARLQSLGGDPPLIVDVGHNPQAARALAAWLDAQPPAHTHAVYGALADKDVAGVIAALGARIAHWHLAGLDGASPRGLAMDALAEVLQQTLPQAKADRHADVAAALAAARAAARPGERILAFGSFFVAAAVIAEHDQ
- the purF gene encoding amidophosphoribosyltransferase, with the translated sequence MCGIIGIVGTTEVASALYDGLTVLQHRGQDAAGIATVDGARLRLHKGNGLVRDVFNQHAMNRLRGRIGIGHCRYPTAGSEGAEEAQPFYVNSPYGIAIAHNGNLVNTEALRKEMFEDDRRHINTDSDSEVLLNVLAHELQIQDRMALTPDHIFKAVAGVHARARGGYACIALLLGYGVLAFRDPNGIRPLVLGERVTAEGREYAVASESVAFDVLGFKRLRDVAPGEAVFITDDGQLHTRHCADGATHTPCIFEYVYLARPDSMIENVSVYKARLRMGQKLAEKILRERPDHGIDAVIPIPDTARTAASALAEALGVPFREGFVKNRYVGRTFIMPGQGDRVKSVRRKLNAIDLEFRKKNVLLVDDSIVRGTTSRQIIQMARDAGAKNVYFASAAPPVRYPNVYGIDMPSVTELVAAGKTEAEVQQMLGADWLIYQDLKDLVWAVQDGNESLQHFDASCFNGEYVTGLDQHYLEQIEMLRSDDAKAARRVG
- a CDS encoding SPOR domain-containing protein; translation: MKTRLLGAAVLIALLVIFVPMFFSSNPPPATASDQSVGLAIPPAQDSNLQTRTMSLTPGAPAMAGSAAAPAPATTAATPAQGDQLATVNIASRRPTDVGTDAAAPKAQPPAGPVMGSGASPSQPVIPLQGQGGTAATPPIAKAPTKTAAVPAATPSPAPVATPPAASASADHALYVLNLSAYANANSVDHLVRRVRSLGYPVLTRVITQAGKQLTLVTAGPFDSRTSAEAARLKITQAIPGVPAKLVEGLGHADSNIAATPVKTITTTSAAPATAAAGTPPRAGGYAVQLAALGSEADANALRDKLRAGGFDGFVDTVSAGGKQLWRVRAGPQTQRADAERVRDEIKAKFGIGGNVVNVP
- a CDS encoding CvpA family protein, which encodes MNWIDYTILGVLGLSVLVGLWRGLVSEVLALVIWIAAFWVAWLLGPTVSAHLDVISHPALRVAAGYALCFVLMLVLGALLRFLIHRLLVSTGLSGTDRLFGMVFGLARGVLLVCVVVFLCQFTTFTREPPWRASLLLPPFQSATIWLGQQVPPSVREHFHPAAMSESLRGKLDPAAMSNAVREHLDPAVISDALHGKLGSADPSEALRKPLPATISTPGAAPVPAATVSPSNHP